GAAACCTTGGCTTCTGTTCAGGTAATTCTACTTACTTCCTTTATTGAGATTCTTTTTCGTGCCAAACCTGTTATTGTAAGTTTCAGGGCATAGGAAAGGATGGAAAGGATGGAGatggtggttttttttttaaaaatttttttattttattttaagctGATGGCTGGTGTCTTTTTACAGCCTTACCAAACAAATCTTTGTAAATTTGTTTTGCAGTAGAAATTGCCCTTTGGGTACTTTCCATATTTACTATCATAGATAGGAAAGAAAAGATCTTATTGGGCAATTAAGGGACCTCCTTGCTCTAAGAGATACCTTTTATGTAATTTGCAGAAACTTAAGAATAACTTAAGACATCTTTTCTCTTTCAAGTTTTAACgtgaaaaaagaaagatttgTTTAATCTTTTGAGGATGTTATAAGCTAATTAGAGGCAGAACTGCCTGTATCTGACTCGTTTTCTCTCTAGTTCTTTATTGTTGCAAAGTATCGATATTCAGCTTATATGAGCAGAAgaaatcttgaaatttttggtatttCAGAATACAGATTCTATGACTTTTGTAGAACTTGATAATGTAAATGTTCTGGTAATTGATATTCAGATACTTGAATACACGAATCATATGTGTAACTCTGGCGATATATGCTTGCAGGAAAATGGGAAATCTTTGCAGAACGAAGAACTTAATCCTCTTCTTGGATCTTCTTTGATCCAAGAGAAATTGTACTCAATGGAGATGTGTTTGGCTCCCCAAAAATTTGTTCAATCCCTTGCGGAGGATAATGGGGTTGAATTGAACACTCAGGCCTTGAATGACTGCAAAGAATTGATTGGGATTGGCTGCTAAGAAGCACATATGATGGTTTTGACTTCTACTGTTGTTTTGTCTGTTTGTTTTTTTAACCAATATTCATTCCTTACTTTTGTATTCTCACTAGATCGATGTAGGCTAATCTttaggttttcttttctttctcacgTTGCTAATCTAATTACCCTCTGATCTGATCTTTTACTTGTAAATTCCTCCTTTACAAGGAATAGAttgaagtttctttttttttttttttgtttcaatccaATCTTTAATTTGTCATTTCGTTATCTTTCAATCATGAGGACACTAAATAGCCTTTAATTGTGAACCAGTTAATCGCATTCAATTCAGCAGCAAAATCGTTACGCTTATAATTTTATGCTTCTAAGTTGTCTAGGTGGGAAAAGTAttttcctcctcttttttttttttgaataaaaattaaGTTTAGGAGGATTCAGTTCCGACTACCATCACAAGTCAGTCAAGATATACTACAAAATCGTAGGTCGCTCATAAAGGATTTTACAGATCTCCTGCCAATACAGTCGACAACAAGATAATCAATCAAATTGGTCTTTTTTCTTTGCATATTACAAATTTGACATGATTCATCAAAGATAACCAATCAAATTGACAACTCAAtcataacattttttttctttttcttttaggtCAATCTCCAATTCTTACACTAATGCTTGGACCCCTAAGTCCTAATCATCTTCTAATCTATCTATAGGAGTTTAAAGATTTTAACCCTAGACCCCAGCCACGGTATAACATCTTATTGAATTGGCAAAATTAAGGTTTGCCATATATATAGAGAAATATAAACCTTCCTAGCAAGTTTTTaatgcttcattttttttaaaaattttttaatgctTCATTTAAATTAACTGATAACTGCTCTATATTCCACCAAATCGAAGagtgttgttttttttttcactgtGGCTGTAGATTCGTACTCTATTATTCCATGAAAAACCTCACTCTGAACTGCCAAAGTTGAAGTTCCCATCAGAATATTCTTCCTATTGTTGTATCACACTATCACTTCCATGTTTTAGTAACATAATTTTATTCTTAACCATTTATTTCTCATTTGCTTACGTCCTTTCTGTTTAACCTTTCAGTAAAAGTTCTCTGTAAATTTTCCACGACAAAATAATTAATAAGTTCAGGAAGTgtagttcttttttctttttcagataAAGTATTTACTTTACAATTGGCCTATGTGATGTGCCTTTTACGATGGTACTAAAACTCTACTCCTTTAATGGTATATGGAGGAAATTATTgttacttcttttgtttttcttttttttttttggggtaaaagATTATTGTTACATCTTGTGATGAGTATAACTTTGAGAAGCTTTAAATTGTTTACATGCTTTCAAGTCGttaaatttttctaaatttgtgcTTCTATAAAGTAATTTCTTGCAAAGAATTTTAAGGTActattcaatcaattaatataCAGAGAACAATTaatggaatgaaataaattttggtaaccatgaaatttttttccttttgttaaaaATAGATTCCAAGCCTAACAAGAGAATATTTGGGCGTCGAAACAAAAATATTTACCATGATTTAGCTTGAGAGTCAAATTATGACAACTAATTTTTGGACAAAAGAATAAACAAATCCGCCCTTAAAAATACTTGATTGCCCCATCTGCAAACAATTGTGGAGTAAATTCATAAAATTTCTAACAACATGAGTTTACACAATAAAATCCTACTAATGGTGTCTTAGATGGAATAACTCATCCAAAATTCATAGACTTGCATATTATTGCAGTTTATAATATCATTATTAACAAAAACTGCATTAACCAATTATTCATAATCCAtaacacaaataaaaaaaataaaatagataatCCATACACGACCAAaataaaaatccatttttttaaGAATTTGTATAGAAAAATGTACCGTAATGATTTGATGTAGGTAAAGTAAAAAGATGAATGAAAAATATGATCACGAAAaacgtaaatttttttttaacagaagCCACAATGCAAACAAAGAATATAAGATTCATATGCCCAAAAAGGGAGAAAGAGGCCCAACTTAGAAATTGTACTCCGAGTAGCTTCATCTTTtcacaaccctaaaaccctaaacccCTAAAGTCCCGGAACTGCCGGCGGTAAAATCTCTCCGGCGAGCGTGTTTCTCAAAACCACGCTTTCTCTTAAAAGAAAAATCCCACAGCTCCACGTGTCCCTCTCTTGTTCATTCAAAAGCAAATGGCCGATCAAGCAACTACATCTTGGTGGAAGGAGCTCCCACTTGTATTCATCAGCCCACCAACGGCGTCGTTTGATGACCTCCCTCGAGACCTAGCCATCAACATCCTCTCAAGACTCCCCGTCAAAACCCTAGCCCAGTCAACAGCCGTCTCCCAACACTGGTATTCTCTGATCAAGAACCCTATTTTTGTCCGAGCCCACTTCACTCGTTCAATTTCTCAGCTAGCTGCTACTAGTACTGACCACTGCATTTTAGTCACTCCTAAGGAATTTTCTGATGAACCCACTTTGTCGATTTTCGCCGACAACGAAAATTATGACTTGTGCTGTAAAGTTAAAATCCCATTTCAGACCTGGTCGAAAACGGTACAAATTGTGGGTTCCTGTAATGGGCTTGTCTGTTTGACTGATGAGGTTGATTGTGCTTATGGCGGGgatgtttacttgtttaatcCTGTTCTTAGGAAGTATAAGATCCTGAAATCTGAGTTTTCTTGTTATTGTGATTGGATGGAAAAGAATTTTTCAACTTATCCTGTTTTAGGATTCGGGTTTTGTGAGCGAGACAATGATTTCAGGGTTGTCAGGATTCTTTATTCAGCTCATCATGTTGGGGAGAAATTGAGGCCTAGGGTGGAGGTTTATAGTTTGAAGAGTGGGAAATGGAGGAGTGTTAGGGCTAAAATTGATCATATGGTATTTCGGGGTTGTAATGCTTTTGTTGATGGGTGTATATATTGGCTTGCTGCTGAGAAGGCTCATGGTCGATTGTCGTGGGTGATGTGGTTTGATTTGGAGGATGAGGTGTTTCATGACGTGGAAATGCCAGAGAACTATGACAAGGATACTTGGGACGATAATTTGCCAGTTAATATCATGCGATGGAATGGTGAGGTTGCCATAGGTGCTATTGAACCAGGTGGGACAGGGAATTATGTCAAATGTGGCTTTTGGGTTTTGAAGAAGGATGATGGTGGGGAGTTGCTTTGGGAGAGGAAGTTTAAGCTAGTTTTGAAGGATGCACTGTGCGGGATTCCAGTTGGATTTACTTGGTGTGGGAAAGTTGTGATTGATGCTCTTGATAGAGAAGACCATTCACGTAGAAAGGCGAATGCTGCACTTACCAAGACAGTTGCACTTGACCTCAATGACATGAAATTCAAGGATCTTGCAGTGGATGGGCCTCACACAGTGGCTACTTGTTTCGAGGAAAGCCTTGTTCTG
This portion of the Coffea arabica cultivar ET-39 chromosome 2e, Coffea Arabica ET-39 HiFi, whole genome shotgun sequence genome encodes:
- the LOC113732974 gene encoding putative F-box protein At3g10430, producing MADQATTSWWKELPLVFISPPTASFDDLPRDLAINILSRLPVKTLAQSTAVSQHWYSLIKNPIFVRAHFTRSISQLAATSTDHCILVTPKEFSDEPTLSIFADNENYDLCCKVKIPFQTWSKTVQIVGSCNGLVCLTDEVDCAYGGDVYLFNPVLRKYKILKSEFSCYCDWMEKNFSTYPVLGFGFCERDNDFRVVRILYSAHHVGEKLRPRVEVYSLKSGKWRSVRAKIDHMVFRGCNAFVDGCIYWLAAEKAHGRLSWVMWFDLEDEVFHDVEMPENYDKDTWDDNLPVNIMRWNGEVAIGAIEPGGTGNYVKCGFWVLKKDDGGELLWERKFKLVLKDALCGIPVGFTWCGKVVIDALDREDHSRRKANAALTKTVALDLNDMKFKDLAVDGPHTVATCFEESLVLFLD